In Gammaproteobacteria bacterium, one DNA window encodes the following:
- the tolR gene encoding protein TolR, producing the protein MRQRIRKRPMSEINVVPYIDVMLVLLVIFMITAPLLSQGVKVALPKVASEPLPPSGTDLLIVSVDATGNFYLNYGEGQEKPMAPDDLVHRVAAFLRNQPDTPVLVKGDTNVAYGRVMQLMSLLQGAGVPGVGLITEPPER; encoded by the coding sequence ATGCGTCAGAGGATCCGAAAACGCCCCATGTCGGAGATCAATGTCGTCCCGTACATCGATGTGATGTTGGTGCTGCTGGTGATCTTCATGATCACGGCACCCTTATTAAGCCAAGGCGTCAAGGTCGCCCTTCCCAAGGTGGCTTCGGAACCCTTACCGCCGTCTGGAACGGACCTGCTTATTGTCAGTGTTGACGCAACCGGCAATTTCTATCTGAACTATGGCGAAGGGCAGGAAAAGCCGATGGCTCCAGATGATTTGGTTCACCGGGTTGCGGCGTTTTTACGTAATCAGCCCGATACCCCGGTGCTGGTGAAGGGCGATACAAACGTGGCCTATGGGCGTGTCATGCAATTGATGAGTTTGCTGCAGGGCGCCGGCGTCCCTGGAGTGGGTTT